DNA sequence from the Macrobrachium nipponense isolate FS-2020 chromosome 26, ASM1510439v2, whole genome shotgun sequence genome:
ctaatACAagatcaaatataaaagaaaagataaatataaaataatatatgtatatctacattcGAAACAAGGTTATTAAAAAAGATCTACTACTTCGACACCAATGTCAGAAAGATTAATCTAAAGCCATTTAAGAAGAATGACAGTTTCCACAAACAGTTTTGATGCACAGGTGTATCGTTcgtccccagagagagagagagaagagagagagaggagagagagagagagagagcgagagagagagagagagagagagagagagagagagagagagactattcctGTATAATCATCACCTACTTCATCGTGATAACGTAATATCACGATAACTCCTGTTTTTGAAGAAACATGTTTCTGCAAAACACCAAGATGTTACTGGTGATAAGGGGATAATCTTTAGTTCGTTTGTTGCGGTGAAAAACTGATAAGATTTCTGGGGAGGCTCAGAAACATACGTTTTGCCAGCAGAGTGAGAAACGATGCAATCAAAGCAATGATAACCATATTAGACACAAAATCATACACATCCTTCATCAgcattagatatatatgtgtgtgtgtatatatatatatatatattatatatatatatatatattatatatatatatatatatatatattaatatatatatatatatatatataatatatatatatgcatactagctgaccaacccagcactgacCAGGATAAacttgctcgctctctctctctctctctctcatctcgctctctcctctcacttCTCACtcgtctctctgctcttctctctctctctttagcgcCACTGATGTTTTACCCCACAGTATTCTCTTTcaaatagtaagtcatatgtataccaaaattaggtatgataaattcgtaaagttactacgtctacaggcataaccagccccTTTTCACAGGCAGAATAAGGCCCCTTTTAGGAAATCCTTTCCcagtcccccaccccacccccagacCCCTTTGGTgctctttggtgctagtgatgtcttacttCCCACAGAGCTGATTATTCGATGTGGGGAGAGGAGTGATATggtaaaaatctcatcaaaatcggcCGAGAAATGCAAACTTGAAAAATGAGGGGAAATCAAGAGAATTTTCACCTCCTTAGAAACGGctcttgaatttctgattttgatTAAAACCTTCATGGCgaggaggggagtctatggtaacaCTTTCATTAAAATTGGtgaagaaatgtggatttgtatagagttcatacaaacaaacgcacaaacagacagacattttccaatttacatatacatatatatatatgatatgaaccatactatatatatatatatatatatagatatatatgtatatacatatatatatatatatatatacacacatatatatatatatatatatatatatataaaaacttatatatttatatatatatatatatatatatatatattatatatatatatatatatatatatatatgtgtgtgtgtgtgtgtgtgtgtgtgtgtgtgtgtatacctacaTACACGCACTGAAATCTGCATTTTGAAAGTGTATGCGATTGCTCATGAAAATCCTTAGCACTTGAGAGCGAGCCAAATGAAAAGGGGCATAACCTATACCCTGCAGAACTACATGCCCACAATGACAAAAAGTgaggaggaagaaaaatgatGCTTCCGGTCACCATCTGGCCTCAGCGGACGATATGAGAAAGTTTTCAGCAGCGGATGTGAATGTGAGGAGAATGATTTTTCCAATAGTTGACGGCTAAAGAACGCTTCCTTTGAAGTCTATACAACATTCTTTGAGGCTCTTAGTCATAACAGGTTTAAACCACATTAACTATCAACTGGCATTTTCATTTCCGTGATACGTGTGATACTCTGAAACCCATAAAGCAGTGGTTCTTcacctttttatgaccacgcccctcTAAGAGTTGTTCCATTCTTTCACggcagccgccccccccccccccctttgcatctatgagtcaaattccctcccagatttaatgggaaataaaaaagtgagagagaaagagaaaggggttCGAGGGACAGGAAGGAGGtccataattacaaaacatggtcagcccaacgaccccaactagagtagtagactctgggaaagtaacgttataagtcgatacttttgcattttttttaataaacttctgaataatagttcctcactcttgttaagaagAGAATAACGAACATAatcaagggaattttttttttatttttccctagggctcgcgcctcccctggaaattgctgacgccccctaGGGGGacgccccccaggttaagaaccattgGATGCGCTGTGCATTTGAGCACCTAAGACAACTGATTGCGCGCGCGCACGTACAATACCAAGGAACTCAGGAACAACCGTATAACAGTAGCATTCATGACCGCAACTCGACATCATCCTCAGCGGGACGCGAACGCGATTTCGTCATCAGCCGCCGCTCGACGAATGATACGTTTAAGGCGACATTGAGCCCAAACGTTGGCGCGGCAAGAAACGTGCGGGGGGGCGGGACGGATTCCAATCGATTCAAGTGAAGCACCCGTCAGCTTCTCGTTGATcggatgttttatgtatatatattgaatctcCGTCGGCCCTTTGGCATCATACACAGCTTTCCGTTGAAAGTGCAAGCACCGTCCGGCGTGGCTTGAAAAGCAAAACCGCTACACCTTTTAACCGGATTCTTGCCAAAACCGAATCGCGGATCTGTAACTCTGCAACTCTACTTAGTGACGATCGAGTCAAAGTGAGCCAAAGCACGAAGATGACGTCCAAGGCGCCCCgttatcaagtcagccaattaaGAGAAGAAAACTCGCGATTCCCTAAGCAATGTTCGCTCGGCAATCCTTTAGGGAGCGACGTGCGGGAGCTAGAAAATGATATGCGGTACATCTGTGCAGGTTTCTCGCCCGATGACCTCCAAGAGGAATTCGAGAGAACCACACACTTCCACATAGACAGCATAGCTGCCAGTGTGTGGGGAGATGAAAGGAAACAACAGCAAGACACTCAAGGTTTACAAGCAATGGACACATTTGCTCGTCCATCCGAAGACAGCGAAATCATTGTAAGAATCCGTCTCTCTTTATTcatatctattctctctctctctctctctcagtatatatatatatatatatatatatatatatataatatatatatatatatatacacacacacatgtatgtatgtttgtgtatatataatacacatacacacatataaatgtatatataatttatatatacaatacaaaataaatctatatttgaatcacacaaatatatataaatatatatctataatatatattactatatttatatatacatatatatattatatgaatatatatatgcgtgtgtgtgtgtgtgcatacatacgtgtatattatGTCATCAATTCACACTTGAATCTTTTTGcaatcttgaatatatatatatatatatatatatatatatatatatatatatatatatactatatagatatatatacatatatatacatatatatatatatgtagtgtgtgtgtgtgtgtgtgcgtgtgtgtgcatacaaaCGTATATATTGTGTTATCAATTCACACTTGAATCTTTTTGtaatcttgaatatatatatatatatatatatatatatatatatatatatatatatatatatatatatatacacacacacacacgcaagcacgTATTAATCagcacatgaattttttttaaccttaaatattaatttagaaaaatccctcgatatctttttcactttaccttggaAATCCATCAGCCGAAAAGGAATTTATGTCACGAAACTGGAAACTTAAGGTTTAGATTCAATATTTGTACCAGCTGGAAAGCTTATACCtatcattaaatatttttgaaaattacttcAATAGCATAAATACATTAAACATCTTGATAAATATGTCCAAGTTTTGGATCTTCTGCTAAacagcagaaaatattttatgcagcAGAATTTAAGAGTTAGGATCTCTCAAAAGGATGATTCACCTGACTGAGTTGAGCAATGTCAACCAATGCATTCATAGgagtttttcgtttcttttccaGTTTAAAGATCGTCCTGAGTGATGTTTAGTGGTTGTCAGTTTTAGTTCCAAGAAAaccaaaatgaaatattattcaatCGTACTTTTCTCCACCTTTCCAGAACTGGGACATGCGGAGCATGAACGAAGTACTAAAGGCACAAGAAAACCTGAATGTTCAAACGCAAGACTCAATGGAAATCTCTTTACGAGACTCGGAGGAGACTTCTTTGCTAGAATCACAAGACCCAACAATAACTTATCTCGAAGAATCACAAGACTATGTCTTGAAACAGACACAAGCAAACTCCTTCCGAGACTGTGGAACATTTCCCGTCCAAGAGTCCCGAGGGCTTTACCTGCAAAATTCGAACAGTTCGCAAACAGCACACGATGTGAAGGAAGCTTGTTTCGGGGCGCAATTCCAGTCGAGGCAATGGCATTTCGACGGAGGACTGAGCGCGCAGCCTCCCCTTCAATGGGAATCCGATCACCTGACGAACACTTTCACCGAATACCACTCGACCTCTCCTGATGATTCCTCCCTTCAGACTGGAACTCCCGATGCTTTCAGTGAGGCTTTGACATCTAACACACATTATGCAGTAAATGGAGTCTTGACACCTGGAGTGAATTATTCAACAGATGATAATCTGTCACCCCAAACGCCTTACACAGTGGATGAAGCGATCGCACCTGAAATTCTGTATCCAGTGACTACATCTGAAACGCCGGATCTCATAACAGGAGCCGCGGCAGACGGAGTGACTTATATTGCGAGTGGTGCTCTCTTATGGCAGACAGCAAATGACGCCTTGACGAATGAAACGCCCAATGCAGCTGCGGGTGGTTTTCTGACATCTGAAATGCCTTATGCAACGAACGACATACCTGCCTGTAAAGGTGCAGAAAACGAAACTGGAATCTCCTCTGAAAATTCAGATCCTTCCTTTCCAGTCACTCACCTGGCGCAGGAGGACCCACCTCGTTCAGCGTCGAGTAGAACTCAACCCAGGTATCTCATGGCAAAGATGGACAGCGGTTGTGTGGTGCTACTGGAAACTAGTCCATTTCAAGTGGACACCTCAGCATCGCCACAAGACTCTCATCTCTTGTATACAAAGCCCCGTATAACTGGCACACTCCCCCGCTCTCCTGAGGTTCATTTACTGCGAGGAAGATCACCAGGTCCTTCGTTGGGAGATCCCTCCCCGAGGCAGACAACTCAAGTCCTCGGCGAGTCTCCTCAAAGGACACGCCTCCCTCACCAACATCGAAGTTCTCGCCTCTTCCTTCCGTCGGGCGAGGCAAAGAAGCAGCACCAGAGAGATTTAGCCAAGGTTCGATCGAGGGATTACATGAAGAAAAAGGAGGACAACCACACGGCGCTCAGGCGTCAAGAGCAAGAACAAACAGAAATAAATCATCAACTCAACGAAGCGTGTCGCAGTCTTGAATCGATGAGACTGAACTACCACGCTATATATCAGGAATACAGGGAACAGATGCCTCCTTCCATCCAGAAAGAACTGGACAAATACGTCGCCCCCGACAACAGATAAGGACCTCACTGCCACTTCATGTAGTAGCTATATCAGACTTCTAACTATCAAGCGACGACAAACCTTATATTAAATAACGAAAGGTACAATGATACTGAATTgcaaataaaacatacaaaagaaACGGTAGGAAGATGTGAAGGTTTGACAAATTTTGCTGATGTCGTCTGTAGTTTAGttgcatataattttattaaaaatatttatatagaataaataaaagtaccatatatatttatatatttattttgtttttatatatttgtaataaagacTAAAGCTgtattctttgttatttttcacaaaaatcccaaaataatgataatgatatatatacatatacgtatacatgaacgtatatatatgtatgtggtgtaATGCATAAGAACTTAGGATAAGACCGAAGACTATGCACATCTCGAAGCAGTGCCATTACATACTAAATTCAAACATCTCAACTGCCGTGCAACTCCAAATAGGGGAGATGCTACACAAAAGGTCGTCATGATGACTAACGAACTTGTTTAGCGTCATAACCTGAAGACTAGTTTATAAACCGTTCCCGGGAGGAACAAAAGTTCtacaaacagcaataatatatattttacgctGTCGAAAATTCAAACAATGCGAGACGCTGAATATGACGAAATGACCTGGCTTTATACCAACCCAaacaacataaaaacaatatCCATAAATTTACCTGACCTTACACTTGAACAAATGAAACCGGGTCAAAGTTCAATGGTCTCTGACTGATACTGAATCAATATATACGCCAAATGAGAACACACACCACGAATGTAGGACAAAAAGAATACTTAGTGTAGACGGATAAACTATCTGCTCGCAACCCTGATGCAGGTGAATAACTCAATAACTGTAAGCTCTTGAAATGACGAGGCTGAAAAGCCAACTGGAATTATTATTTCGTCAAAGAAGCAATAAAAAAGGGAAGCTTGAAGAGTAACTTTGCTATCAAGCTGCCCACCTGACTTGGAAGCAGAAGTAATGCTGGGTCTGCATAGAAGAGACACACTAAGCTTGTCCTCAGATAGAGGAGACACAAGTAGGCTTGTCCTCAGATAGAAGAGACACAAGTAAGCTTGTCCTCAGATAGAAGAGACACAAGTAAGCTTGTCCTCAGATAGAAGAGACACACTAAACTTGTCCTCAGTCCTACTGAGTCTAGTTCCATCAGTGCTGAGGCATCAACATCTAATGTGTTAACA
Encoded proteins:
- the LOC135200228 gene encoding uncharacterized protein LOC135200228; the encoded protein is MTSKAPRYQVSQLREENSRFPKQCSLGNPLGSDVRELENDMRYICAGFSPDDLQEEFERTTHFHIDSIAASVWGDERKQQQDTQGLQAMDTFARPSEDSEIINWDMRSMNEVLKAQENLNVQTQDSMEISLRDSEETSLLESQDPTITYLEESQDYVLKQTQANSFRDCGTFPVQESRGLYLQNSNSSQTAHDVKEACFGAQFQSRQWHFDGGLSAQPPLQWESDHLTNTFTEYHSTSPDDSSLQTGTPDAFSEALTSNTHYAVNGVLTPGVNYSTDDNLSPQTPYTVDEAIAPEILYPVTTSETPDLITGAAADGVTYIASGALLWQTANDALTNETPNAAAGGFLTSEMPYATNDIPACKGAENETGISSENSDPSFPVTHLAQEDPPRSASSRTQPRYLMAKMDSGCVVLLETSPFQVDTSASPQDSHLLYTKPRITGTLPRSPEVHLLRGRSPGPSLGDPSPRQTTQVLGESPQRTRLPHQHRSSRLFLPSGEAKKQHQRDLAKVRSRDYMKKKEDNHTALRRQEQEQTEINHQLNEACRSLESMRLNYHAIYQEYREQMPPSIQKELDKYVAPDNR